TGAAGGGCATAGAAGAGGCCGCCGAGCGGATTTCCGGGACCGCAAGAGTTCTCAACCTCCTCTCAAGCCCGCAACAGGATCCCCACCACAGGGTGGTTTTCAAATTGAACGACGTGATCCAGCGGGTTGTGAACCGTGTACAACCAAAATTGCGGGATGTAGGGAAAAGAAGAGGCGTTTCCTATCGCCTGAAAACATACTTGAGGGCGGACTCTACACTCCAGGGGAATCCGGATGAGATATGCGACGTAATCCACCACGTGATGCTGAACGCCGTCGAAGCCATGCCCGATGGAGGTGATATCTACTTGAGCACGGAAGAAAATGGGGGATACGCCGACATATACGTCCAGGACAGCGGAGTGGGCATCCCGGAGCATTTAAAAAGCAGAATCCTGGATCCCTTTTTCACCACGAAGGAAGAAGGAAGAATCGGATTGGGATTGAGCGTCGCCCATGCCATCCTTCAAAGGCACGGAGGGGATATCGAACTGCTCAGCAAGCCGGGACAGGGAACCATCGTGAGCGTCCGAATGCCCGTGGCGGAGCGTCCCTTGGATGGAAACAAAATCCGCGGAAGGAGAAAGACCGGAAAAGCACATATCTTGATAGTAGAACCAATTGATATCATGCGTGAACTACTGGCCCAGGCCCTGGCCGGCAAGGGATACCGCACTACCAGGGCCGTCTCCGGCAGGGAAGGACTCCATTTCCTGACCAAAAGGCCGGTCGATCTCCTTATCGCCGATGATGCACTCCCGGACCTTGAAAGTGCGGCCCTTTTTCGGAAGGCAGGGACCCTCTCCCCACAACCTGCCCTCGTCCTGATCCAATCGGTAGGGGAAGGCCCTCATCCTCTGTCTTCAACAGCACCGCACGTGGACCTACTCTTTCGAAAACCCTTGTTGATTGATCAATTGGTCCGGGAAATTTCATCCCTTCTACGAGGCAAGGGATGGTGACAGAATTTGAATCAAATACGGGGAGGAAGGACAAAGGACCAACGGGATCAGGGGCCCAAGGAGGGATTTTGGAACAACCGAATGAAAAATGGGAAGGCCCCCTTGCGGAGAGGATGAGACCCAGGGACCTGGGTGACTTGGTCGGCCAAGACCACATCGTCGGTGAGGGATCTCCTCTCAGGAGGGCCCTTGAGTCAGGCCGCATCTTTTCGGTGATCTTCTGGGGACCGCCGGGTTCCGGAAAAACCACATTGGCCAGGCTCATGGCCGATTACACCCGGTTCCCCTTCCGGTCCTTTTCCGCCGTTACATCGGGTATCAAGGATCTTCGCAAGGTGACCGACGAGGCTGAGAAGACCTTCGAAGGTTCCGGAAAACCGACCATCCTCTTCGTGGATGAAATCCACCGGTTCAACAAGGCCCAGCAAGACGCCTTCTTGCCTTACGTGGAAAAGGGCCTCATCATCCTGGTGGGAGCCACCACAGAGAATCCATCATTCGAGGTGATCCCCCCGTTGCTCTCCAGGGCCCGGGTAATGGTATTACACCCACTCGGAGAGGATGCCCTCCGGGCCATCCTGGAGCGGGCCCTGCAGGACGAAAAATCGGGTCTTGGGAAGACGGGGGTCCGGATCCTGCCGGAGGCCCTGGATCATCTCATCCACGTCTCTTCCGGTGATGCCAGAGTAGCCCTAAACAACCTGGAGATGGCAGTTCAGTATGTCTTAGCCGCCGGGAACAGCGAGCCCTTGCTGGATCTCCAGACCGTAGAAAAGGCCCTCGACAGAAAGGCCCTTCCCTATGACAAGGCCGGCGAGGAACACTACAACCTGATTTCGGCCTTTCACAAGAGCCTGAGGGGAAGTGACCCACAGGCCTCTCTCTACTGGCTCTACCGGATGTTGGAGGCGGGTGAGGACCCGCTCTTCATCGCCCGCCGAATGATCCGTATGGCCTCTGAGGATGTCGGCCTGGCCGATCCCCAGGCCCTCCCCATCGCCCTGGCTGCCTTTGACGCCTGGCGGAAGGTAGGTCCCCCTGAAGCGGAGCTGGCCCTCGCGGAAGCGGCCGTGTATCTGGCCTCGGCCCCGAAAAGCAATGCGCTCTATCTGGCCGAGCGGGCCGTGAAGGCCGAAATCCGAGAATCCGGCGCCCTACCCGTTCCCCTCCATATCCGCAACGCGCCGACCCGTCTCATGAAGC
This is a stretch of genomic DNA from Deltaproteobacteria bacterium. It encodes these proteins:
- a CDS encoding PAS domain S-box protein — protein: MNTDVSEFPPKNHEKLKIENRRIREKCASLKKALKNLEREFKAQSALFDALPIGIVLVHDKKIAAINETALRELGYERKDCLGKNAFDFVNPEKAGFVEKYHRNRLSGRPAPSQYEVPILKKGGGIVECKIRIQKVRYKGGKGFLVLIIPVAERKRKERERELKQRMEIMRALVAGLNRHLGRDLDILTQHARQMKKISDPARSEHLESLKGIEEAAERISGTARVLNLLSSPQQDPHHRVVFKLNDVIQRVVNRVQPKLRDVGKRRGVSYRLKTYLRADSTLQGNPDEICDVIHHVMLNAVEAMPDGGDIYLSTEENGGYADIYVQDSGVGIPEHLKSRILDPFFTTKEEGRIGLGLSVAHAILQRHGGDIELLSKPGQGTIVSVRMPVAERPLDGNKIRGRRKTGKAHILIVEPIDIMRELLAQALAGKGYRTTRAVSGREGLHFLTKRPVDLLIADDALPDLESAALFRKAGTLSPQPALVLIQSVGEGPHPLSSTAPHVDLLFRKPLLIDQLVREISSLLRGKGW
- a CDS encoding replication-associated recombination protein A, with protein sequence MVTEFESNTGRKDKGPTGSGAQGGILEQPNEKWEGPLAERMRPRDLGDLVGQDHIVGEGSPLRRALESGRIFSVIFWGPPGSGKTTLARLMADYTRFPFRSFSAVTSGIKDLRKVTDEAEKTFEGSGKPTILFVDEIHRFNKAQQDAFLPYVEKGLIILVGATTENPSFEVIPPLLSRARVMVLHPLGEDALRAILERALQDEKSGLGKTGVRILPEALDHLIHVSSGDARVALNNLEMAVQYVLAAGNSEPLLDLQTVEKALDRKALPYDKAGEEHYNLISAFHKSLRGSDPQASLYWLYRMLEAGEDPLFIARRMIRMASEDVGLADPQALPIALAAFDAWRKVGPPEAELALAEAAVYLASAPKSNALYLAERAVKAEIRESGALPVPLHIRNAPTRLMKRLGYSRGYLYPHNYPGAWIPQEYLPKGIKTRTFYRPTNRGHEREILRLISERKKRVKGKPSPRAG